Proteins encoded by one window of Acetivibrio thermocellus ATCC 27405:
- a CDS encoding FkbM family methyltransferase, whose amino-acid sequence MLSELVRLLDDFEKGNLDDEKGKFVELEGKSILLYGAGNIGKRLYQNLKNNKLNIVGFIDRNENLDKSAYEVEVYLPQSEKLNKYKENGIVILSALFSLNTVKEIKSSLHLLGFKNVFALHEINFSKINSVAFYEHLFDGSYNKLDLIGKDRQKIIDAFQLLEGPKDQKLYIDYIKAHLTMDFTQFDDPEDITGQYLAKDIEYNKDYSTFIDCGGFDGDTIKNLVEHNVNIKNVIVFEPQNELCKKIKNYIDNIKIIESSVIFPCGVHSEFAKLRFSTSSDAPSACKIDSGGNDMIQCVAIDDVLKNIRPTFIKMDIEGAELNALKGCKNTIVKYRPQLAICVYHSLSDIWNIPLLIHSYYSGYKFYLRSYNFMGLETVLYAF is encoded by the coding sequence ATGTTGTCTGAATTAGTACGATTATTGGATGATTTTGAAAAAGGTAATTTGGATGATGAAAAAGGAAAATTTGTAGAATTAGAAGGTAAAAGCATCTTACTTTATGGAGCAGGAAATATAGGTAAAAGATTATATCAAAATTTAAAAAATAACAAACTTAATATTGTTGGTTTTATAGATAGAAATGAAAATTTGGATAAATCAGCTTATGAGGTGGAAGTTTACTTACCTCAAAGCGAAAAGCTAAATAAGTATAAAGAAAATGGCATTGTCATCTTATCCGCATTATTTTCTTTAAATACTGTAAAAGAAATCAAAAGTTCATTACATTTATTGGGGTTTAAAAATGTGTTTGCACTTCATGAAATAAACTTTTCAAAAATAAATAGCGTGGCGTTTTATGAACATTTGTTTGATGGCTCCTATAACAAGTTAGACCTGATAGGGAAAGACAGGCAAAAGATTATTGACGCTTTTCAATTGCTTGAAGGACCTAAAGACCAGAAATTATATATAGATTATATAAAAGCACATTTGACAATGGATTTTACACAATTTGACGACCCGGAAGATATTACAGGACAATATTTAGCAAAGGATATAGAATACAATAAAGATTATAGTACCTTCATTGATTGTGGAGGATTTGACGGAGATACAATTAAAAATTTAGTTGAGCATAATGTAAATATCAAGAATGTTATTGTATTTGAGCCGCAAAATGAATTATGTAAAAAAATAAAGAATTATATTGATAATATCAAAATAATAGAATCCTCTGTTATATTTCCTTGCGGAGTTCATTCAGAATTTGCAAAATTACGATTTAGTACTTCTTCGGATGCTCCCTCTGCATGTAAAATAGATTCCGGCGGAAATGATATGATACAGTGTGTAGCAATTGATGATGTTCTGAAAAACATCAGACCTACTTTTATAAAAATGGATATTGAGGGTGCAGAATTAAATGCATTAAAAGGTTGTAAAAATACAATTGTCAAGTACCGTCCTCAACTTGCAATTTGTGTATATCATTCCTTATCAGACATTTGGAATATACCTTTGCTAATCCACAGTTACTACAGTGGATATAAATTTTATTTAAGAAGCTATAACTTTATGGGGTTAGAAACAGTATTATATGCCTTTTAG
- a CDS encoding radical SAM/SPASM domain-containing protein — translation MKAKKINGQAVNGKREMLASKLPLDTPYSITIFPIYACNFRCKYCLHSLEKDEREFISDTITMPWETYKKCIDDILKFPHKVKMLHLSGLGEPLLHKDIGKMVAYANQKGVAEGIDIVTNGSMLTKELTHELVDAGLTVLRISLQGINEEQYKREAGIDIDFDEFYNNIKYFYDNRGNTKLYIKVIDEILDDGQQEEFFNMFGDICDIIAIEHLCPFVDKINYTDTFNQNEFYVTMNGNQVPNTNICPQPFYSLQIYPDGKCIPCCTVEKPIVVGDCLKQSLVQIWNGDVMNSFRRLQLQSKKENNRVCAKCQQYKYGMFKEDILDEYASDLLKLYQ, via the coding sequence ATGAAAGCAAAAAAAATAAACGGACAGGCAGTAAACGGAAAGAGAGAAATGTTGGCAAGTAAGTTGCCGCTGGATACTCCATACTCAATAACTATTTTCCCTATATATGCTTGCAATTTTAGGTGTAAATATTGTCTTCATTCATTGGAAAAAGACGAAAGAGAATTCATTTCAGATACAATTACCATGCCATGGGAAACATATAAAAAATGTATTGACGATATATTAAAATTCCCGCACAAGGTTAAAATGTTGCATCTTTCAGGATTAGGAGAACCCTTGTTGCATAAAGACATCGGCAAGATGGTGGCATATGCCAATCAAAAGGGCGTTGCAGAAGGAATAGATATTGTCACAAACGGGTCAATGTTAACAAAAGAGCTCACACATGAATTGGTTGATGCCGGGCTTACAGTATTGCGTATTTCCCTTCAGGGCATTAATGAAGAACAGTATAAAAGAGAAGCCGGTATAGATATTGATTTTGATGAATTTTATAATAACATAAAATACTTTTATGATAATAGAGGAAATACAAAGTTATATATTAAAGTTATCGATGAAATATTGGATGACGGTCAGCAAGAAGAATTTTTCAATATGTTTGGTGACATATGTGATATCATTGCAATAGAACATTTATGTCCATTTGTTGACAAAATAAATTATACAGACACTTTTAACCAAAATGAATTTTATGTTACGATGAACGGTAACCAAGTACCCAATACCAATATTTGCCCGCAACCATTTTATAGTTTGCAGATATATCCTGACGGAAAATGCATACCGTGTTGTACCGTAGAAAAACCAATAGTTGTTGGGGACTGCTTAAAACAAAGTCTGGTGCAAATCTGGAACGGAGATGTTATGAATAGCTTCAGAAGGCTACAATTGCAGTCTAAAAAAGAAAATAACCGAGTATGTGCAAAGTGTCAGCAATATAAGTACGGTATGTTTAAAGAAGATATACTGGATGAGTATGCATCTGATTTACTAAAACTATATCAATAG
- a CDS encoding glycosyltransferase family 2 protein, with translation MEDNIIIVDTSMIEAPKPGNTLYETRRNFADSYKVFNNQIAISIIAYNRLEKTKKCIEYLFKYTSHIDFELILCDNGSTDGTFEFFKSIDYPKKKIVRITKNLGAFFAANLIIDMAKCKYYVAMTNDAYVTENWLDNLLKCIESDDRIAYVSPMSSNMSNNQDPGLKFSSLEEMEIVASQFNKSDPRKWMERKRIVGVLACYRKDALDQIGKYDPGFFHEFSDDDFAFRVTRAGYKLVLCGDTFIHHDHAVFNMEDKDPETTKQSLRNGRKNFKDKYYGIDSWEDLLNFETPLINMASYENSNGENNVLGIDTKCGIPILEIKNKLRFNGADNIKLYAFTTKAKYYNDLLHTCEGNVNCDRIEFLNEYYVKDSFDYIILGEALNSYKEPFKLLENIIDLLQPSGQAVIKLKNTLEIRTLLSLYGHKQNFFEELLIHLSIDDVIAFLNQKNISDVKLSGITYNVDNSINTFVNNTASSVGISPNSLGHLYINEYLIYIKK, from the coding sequence ATGGAAGATAATATAATAATTGTTGACACAAGCATGATAGAAGCACCAAAACCGGGCAATACCTTGTATGAAACCAGAAGAAATTTTGCGGATAGTTATAAAGTCTTTAACAATCAGATAGCCATATCTATAATAGCATATAACAGATTGGAAAAAACGAAGAAATGTATTGAGTATTTATTCAAATATACCAGTCACATAGATTTCGAATTAATCCTATGCGATAATGGTTCAACCGACGGAACTTTTGAATTTTTTAAATCTATTGACTACCCCAAGAAAAAAATAGTTAGAATTACAAAAAATTTAGGTGCCTTTTTTGCTGCAAATCTAATAATAGATATGGCGAAGTGCAAATACTATGTTGCCATGACAAACGATGCTTATGTTACAGAAAATTGGCTTGATAATTTGCTAAAGTGTATTGAATCGGATGACAGAATAGCTTATGTTTCACCCATGTCATCAAACATGAGCAACAATCAGGACCCAGGTCTTAAGTTTAGCAGTCTGGAAGAAATGGAAATTGTAGCATCGCAATTCAACAAGTCTGATCCTAGAAAGTGGATGGAAAGAAAAAGGATTGTAGGTGTACTTGCATGTTACAGAAAAGATGCATTGGACCAAATCGGTAAATATGACCCGGGATTTTTTCACGAATTTTCCGATGACGATTTTGCTTTTAGGGTAACCCGAGCCGGATATAAACTCGTTTTATGCGGAGATACCTTTATTCATCATGACCATGCTGTTTTTAACATGGAAGATAAGGATCCTGAAACAACCAAACAATCTTTAAGAAATGGCAGAAAAAATTTCAAAGACAAATACTATGGGATTGATTCCTGGGAAGACTTACTCAATTTTGAAACCCCATTAATAAATATGGCTTCATATGAAAATTCCAACGGTGAAAACAACGTATTGGGAATAGACACAAAGTGTGGAATTCCTATTTTAGAAATTAAAAATAAGTTGAGATTTAACGGCGCTGATAATATTAAATTATATGCATTTACAACAAAAGCAAAGTATTATAATGATTTGCTTCATACATGTGAAGGAAATGTTAATTGCGACAGAATAGAGTTCTTAAATGAATATTATGTTAAAGATAGTTTTGACTATATCATTTTGGGCGAAGCACTCAATTCTTATAAAGAACCGTTTAAGTTGTTGGAAAATATCATAGATTTGCTCCAACCAAGCGGACAAGCTGTGATAAAGTTAAAAAATACACTTGAAATAAGAACTTTATTATCACTATATGGACATAAACAAAATTTCTTTGAAGAATTGTTGATACACTTGTCTATAGACGATGTAATTGCATTTCTAAATCAAAAAAACATATCAGATGTTAAATTATCCGGCATCACCTATAATGTTGACAATAGTATTAATACATTTGTGAACAATACAGCAAGTTCAGTTGGAATTTCTCCCAACAGCTTAGGACATTTATATATAAACGAATATTTAATTTATATAAAAAAGTAA
- a CDS encoding NAD-dependent epimerase/dehydratase family protein: MTKTIITGASGFVGKSLVKELSAKGYEVLAIIRNKNKVSEFDDLSNVSVVVCDLRDISNLKNFLPKTDYSYFFHLAWEGTSGPDREDYHKQLQNVVYTCEAVKTAKELGCKRFIYAGSLMEYESIKYIPINGSIPVKNYIYRTAKLTAHYMAKSLAVDLGIDFVTGTISNAYGEGEISPRLINSTIRKLLKNEKTSFTSGEQLYDFIYITDVAKAFIAIAEKGRAYGNYYIGNRTQRKLKDYLIDIKNCIDKNIELGFGEIPFYGASLDYTEFDTNALYEDTDFKCEVDFMEGIKKTIKWIEQNS; the protein is encoded by the coding sequence ATGACAAAAACAATCATTACAGGTGCATCCGGGTTTGTTGGAAAATCATTGGTGAAGGAACTTTCTGCAAAAGGATATGAAGTTCTCGCCATTATACGCAACAAAAATAAAGTATCCGAATTTGATGATTTAAGCAATGTATCTGTTGTTGTTTGCGATCTGAGAGATATAAGCAATCTTAAAAACTTCCTACCGAAAACCGACTACAGTTATTTCTTTCACCTCGCATGGGAAGGCACTTCAGGACCTGACAGAGAAGACTATCACAAGCAGCTCCAAAACGTAGTATATACATGCGAAGCAGTTAAAACAGCTAAAGAGCTGGGTTGCAAAAGGTTTATATATGCAGGCAGTTTAATGGAATATGAAAGCATAAAGTACATTCCCATCAATGGCTCCATCCCGGTAAAAAACTATATATACAGAACTGCAAAGCTTACCGCGCACTATATGGCCAAATCATTGGCAGTAGATTTGGGAATTGATTTCGTCACCGGTACTATATCAAATGCCTATGGTGAAGGTGAAATATCTCCCAGATTAATCAACTCCACCATCAGAAAACTCCTGAAAAATGAAAAAACAAGCTTTACTTCCGGAGAGCAGTTATATGATTTTATATACATTACCGATGTGGCAAAGGCATTTATTGCAATTGCGGAGAAAGGCAGAGCCTATGGAAATTACTATATAGGAAACAGAACTCAAAGAAAATTGAAAGATTATCTGATTGATATAAAAAACTGCATTGATAAAAACATAGAATTGGGATTCGGAGAAATTCCTTTTTACGGAGCAAGTCTCGATTACACGGAATTCGATACAAATGCTTTATATGAAGATACTGATTTTAAATGTGAAGTTGATTTTATGGAGGGAATAAAAAAGACAATAAAATGGATTGAACAAAACAGCTAA
- the rfbH gene encoding lipopolysaccharide biosynthesis protein RfbH, with amino-acid sequence MNPDINAKEKELLREIHQAVVKYYNFKHKKEDKPYNPGDRIPYGGRVFDENDIINLVDSALEFWLTTGKYSEQFEKDFAEFLGVKTCSLTNSGSSANLLAFMALTSPKLGDRRIKRGDEVITVAAGFPTTVAPIIQYGAVPVFVDVEIPTYNIDCSRLEEALSDKTKAVMVAHTLGNPFDLETVKNFCDKNNLWLIEDNCDALGSKYFYNNEWRYTGTIGDIGTSSFYPPHHMTMGEGGAVYTNNTMLKRLIESFRDWGRDCWCASGKDDTCKNRFSQQFGELPYGYDHKYVYSHFGYNLKVTDMQAAIGCSQLKKLPQFIEIRKRNWNLLKDGLKDLQDVFVLPEPTKNSAPSWFGFILTVKENAGFTRDEIVSYLESKNIQTRMLFAGNILKHPCFDEMRASGEGFRVAGNLSNTDKIMNNTFWVGVYPGITEDMCGYMVEQIKSFVNSKSRRKL; translated from the coding sequence ATGAATCCAGATATAAATGCAAAAGAAAAGGAACTTCTTCGGGAGATACACCAGGCAGTTGTTAAATATTACAATTTCAAGCACAAAAAAGAAGATAAGCCTTACAATCCTGGTGATCGGATACCTTATGGAGGCAGAGTTTTTGACGAGAATGACATTATAAATCTTGTAGATTCTGCATTGGAATTTTGGCTTACCACCGGGAAATACAGTGAACAATTTGAGAAAGATTTTGCTGAATTCTTGGGTGTAAAAACTTGCTCTCTTACAAATTCAGGTTCATCAGCCAATTTGCTGGCCTTTATGGCATTAACTTCACCCAAATTAGGGGACAGGAGAATAAAGAGAGGCGATGAAGTAATTACCGTAGCGGCCGGATTTCCTACGACAGTTGCTCCAATTATTCAATATGGAGCCGTACCTGTTTTTGTTGACGTGGAAATTCCCACCTACAATATTGATTGTTCGCGCCTTGAAGAGGCTCTGTCCGATAAAACAAAGGCTGTAATGGTGGCGCATACTCTCGGTAATCCTTTTGATTTGGAAACGGTTAAAAATTTCTGCGATAAGAATAATTTGTGGCTTATTGAAGACAATTGTGACGCATTAGGTTCCAAATACTTTTATAATAATGAATGGAGATATACAGGGACAATTGGAGACATTGGGACTTCAAGCTTTTATCCGCCCCATCACATGACTATGGGGGAGGGAGGAGCAGTATATACAAATAATACTATGTTGAAAAGATTGATAGAATCCTTTAGAGACTGGGGGAGAGATTGCTGGTGTGCTTCCGGTAAGGATGATACCTGCAAGAACAGATTCAGCCAACAGTTCGGCGAGCTTCCTTACGGTTATGACCACAAATATGTTTATTCGCATTTCGGCTATAATTTAAAAGTTACCGATATGCAGGCGGCAATAGGATGTTCCCAGCTGAAAAAATTGCCTCAGTTTATTGAAATACGGAAAAGAAACTGGAATTTGCTGAAAGACGGGCTTAAAGATCTTCAGGACGTATTTGTGCTTCCTGAACCTACTAAAAATTCAGCTCCCAGTTGGTTTGGATTTATACTGACTGTTAAAGAAAATGCCGGCTTTACAAGGGATGAAATAGTAAGTTATCTCGAATCGAAGAATATCCAAACCAGAATGCTTTTTGCAGGTAATATTTTAAAACATCCGTGCTTTGATGAAATGAGAGCATCGGGTGAGGGCTTTAGAGTTGCAGGCAATTTGAGCAATACCGACAAAATAATGAACAACACGTTTTGGGTTGGTGTATATCCGGGAATAACTGAAGATATGTGTGGTTACATGGTGGA